The Cricetulus griseus strain 17A/GY chromosome 9, alternate assembly CriGri-PICRH-1.0, whole genome shotgun sequence genome has a segment encoding these proteins:
- the Zc3h4 gene encoding zinc finger CCCH domain-containing protein 4 isoform X5: MLRGREDGELEEGELEDDGAEEIQDAPGGQERSRKEKGEKHHSDSDEEKSHRRLKRKRKKEREKEKRRSKKRRKSKHKRHASSSDDFSDFSDDSDFSPSEKSHRKYRDYSPPYAPCHQQYSSSHSTPLPKKPYSKMDSKGYSMYEDYENEQYGEYEGDEEEDMGKEDYDDFTKELNQYRRAKEGSSRGRGSRGRGRGYRGRGSRGGSRGRGMGRGTRGRGRGSMGEHPEDEEDLYEEEMEYGESEEPMGDDDYDEYSKELNQYRRSKDSRGRGLSRGRGRGARGGRGKGMGRGRGRGSRGGMSKGGMNDDEDFYDDDMGDGGGGSYRRSDHDKPHQQSDKKGKVICKYFVEGRCTWGDHCNFSHDIELPKKRELCKFYITGFCARAENCPYMHGDFPCKLYHTTGNCINGDDCMFSHDPLTEETRELLDKMLADDAEAGAEDEKEVEELKKQGINPLPKPPPGVGLLPTPPRPPGPPAPTSPNGRPMQGGPPPPPPPPPPPPGPPQMAMPTHEPLSPQQLQQDMYKKIPSLFEIVVRPTGQLAEKLGVRFPGPGGPSGPMGPGPNMGPPGPMGGPMHPDMHPDMHPDMHPDMHPDMHPDMHPDMHPDMHPDMPMGPGMNPGPPMGPGGPPMMPYGPGDSPHSGMMPPIPPAQNFYENFYPQQEGMEMEPGLAGDAEDYGHYEELPGQPGEPLFPEHPLEPDSFPEGGPPGRLKAGAGVPDFLPSAQRALYLRIQQKQQEEERARRLAESSKQDRENEEGDTGNWYSSDEDDGGSSVTSILKTLRQQTSSRPQASVGEPSSSGLGDPRLQKGHPTGGRLADPRLSRDPRLSRHAETSGGPGPGDSGPSDPRLARALPTSKTEGSLHSSPAGPSSSKGQTPAEEEEGERALREKAVNIPLEPLPGHPLRDPRSQLQQFSHIKKDVTLSKPSFARTVLWNPEDLIPLPIPKQDVPPVPAALQSLPALDPRLHRSTPPGPPNTRQRPGSTDPSTSGSNLPDFELLSRILKTVNVNTPGQSDKPSDPRVRKTPTDPRLQKSADPAAASRAAKPSSTEASPPAASPSGDSSPPATAPYDPRVLAAGGLGQGSSSGQSSVLSGISLYDPRTPNAGGKAAEPASDTTSAQPKGPEGNGKSSASKAKEPPFVRKSALEQPETGKASADGATATDRYNSYNRPRPKAAAAPTAASSTPPPEGATPQPGVHNLPVPTLFGTVKPAPKTGTGSPFAGNSPAREGEQDAGSLKDVFKGFDPTASPFCQ; encoded by the exons GGAGGATGGTGAGCTGGAAGAAGGTGAACTGGAAGATGATGGGGCTGAGGAGATCCAGGATGCCCCTGGAGGACAAGAGAGGAGtcggaaagaaaagggggagaagcACCATAGCGACTCGGATGAGGAGAAGTCTCACAGGAGACTGAAACGGAAGCGGAAGAAGGAgcgggagaaggagaaaaggaggtcGAAGAAAAGGCGGAAATCCAAGCACAAA CGCCATGCTTCTTCCAGTGATGACTTCTCGGACTTCTCAGATGACTCAGATTTCAGCCCCAGTGAGAAGAGTCACCGCAAGTACCGGGACTATAGCCCACCCTATGCACCG TGCCACCAGCAGTACTCCTCATCTCATAGCACACCCCTGCCCAAGAAGCCTTACTCCAAGATGGATAGCAAGGGCTACAGCATGTATGAGGACTATGAGAATGAGCAGTATGGAGAGTATGAGGGGGatgaagaggaggacatgggCAAAGAAGACTATGACGACTTCACCAAAGAGCTGAACCAGTACCGGCGTGCCAAGGAGGGCAGCAGCCGGGGCCGAG GTAGCCGAGGCCGGGGCAGGGGCTACAGGGGCCGTGGAAGTCGAGGAGGATCTCGAGGCCGAGGAATGGGCAGGGGCacccgaggcagaggcagaggctccATGGGAGAGCACCCAGAGGATGAAGAGGACTTGTACGAGGAGGAGATGGAA TATGGAGAAAGTGAGGAGCCGATGGGCGATGATGATTACGATGAATACTCCAAGGAACTGAACCAGTATCGAAGGTCCAAGGACAGCCGTGGCCGAG GCTTAAGTCGAGGCCGAGGCCGGGGAGCCCGAGGAGGTCGAGGGAAGGGAATGGGCCGGGGTCGAGGTCGAGGCAGCAGAGGGGGAATGAGCAAGGGCGGGATGAATGATGACGAAGACTTCTACGATGATGACATGGGC gatggtggtggtggaagcTACCGGCGGAGCGATCATGACAAACCCCACCAGCAGTCTGACAAGAAAGGCAAAGTCATCTGCAAGTACTTTGTGGAAGGACGATGCACATGG GGAGACCACTGCAATTTTAGCCATGATATCGAACTACCGAAGAAGCGAGAGCTGTGCAAATTTTACATCACGGGCTTCTGTGCTAGGGCTGAGAACTGCCCCTATATGCATG GTGACTTTCCCTGTAAGTTGTACCACACCACTGGGAACTGTATCAATGGTGATGACTGCATGTTCTCACATGACCCGCTGACCGAGGAGACACGAGAGCTCTTAGACAAG ATGTTGGCTGACGATGCCGAAGCAGGTGCTGAGGAcgagaaggaggtggaggagcTGAAGAAGCAGGGCATCAACCCCTTGCCCAAGCCCCCTCCGGGCGTGGGGCTCCTGCCCACCCCACCACGGCCCCCCGGGCCCCCAGCTCCCACCTCTCCTAACGGCAGGCCCATGCAGGGTGGCCCTccgcccccgcccccaccccctcccccacctcctgggCCTCCTCAGATGGCCATGCCCACCCATGAGCCACTGTCACCACAGCAGCTACAGCAGGACATGTATAAGAAGATACCCTCTCTGTTTGAAATCGTGGTGCGGCCCACGGGGCAGCTAGCTGAGAAGCTGGGCGTCAG GTTCCCTGGACCTGGTGGACCCTCAGGGCCAATGGGTCCTGGCCCCAACATGGGACCCCCAGGGCCAATGGGGGGGCCCATGCATCCTGACATGCATCCTGACATGCACCCTGACATGCACCCAGATATGCACCCTGATATGCATCCCGACATGCACCCTGACATGCATCCCGACATGCACCCTGACATGCCGATGGGTCCTGGCATGAACCCTGGCCCTCCCATGGGTCCTGGTGGCCCCCCGATGATGCCCTATGGTCCTGGAGACTCCCCACACTCGGGAATGATGCCTCCCATCCCGCCAGCCCAGAACTTCTATGAGAACTTCTACCCACAGCAAGAAGGCATGGAAATGGAGCCGGGGCTCGCGGGGGATGCAG AGGACTACGGGCACTACGAAGAGCTGCCGGGGCAGCCTGGGGAGCCCCTCTTCCCCGAGCACCCTCTGGAGCCCGACAGCTTCCCCGAGGGAGGGCCCCCAGGCCGGCTGAAGGCGGGCGCCGGTGTCCCCGATTTCCTGCCCTCGGCCCAGAGGGCCCTGTACCTGAGGATccagcagaagcagcaggaggaggagagagcgAGGAGGCTGGCTGAGAGCAGCAAGCAGGACCGGGAGAATGAGGAAG GTGACACCGGAAACTGGTACTCAAGTGACGAGGATGACGGGGGAAGCAGTGTCACATCCATCCTCAAGACCTTGAGGCAACAGACGTCAAGCCGACCCCAGGCTTCAGTTGGGGAGCCAAGCAGCAGTGGACTGGGGGATCCACGCCTGCAGAAGGGACACCCCACAGGAGGCCGACTAGCTGACCCCCGCCTTAGCCGTGACCCCAGACTTAGCCGCCATGCAGAGACGTCAGGGGGGCCTGGCCCTGGGGACTCGGGGCCCTCTGACCCTCGGCTGGCCCGTGCCCTACCCACCTCCAAAACTGAAGGCAGCCTTCATTCCAGCCCTGCAGGCCCCAGCAGTTCGAAAGGACAGACCCCtgcagaagaagaggaaggggagcgAGCCTTGCGTGAGAAGGCAGTGAACATTCCCCTGGAGCCCCTGCCTGGGCACCCACTGCGGGACCCTCGCTCTCAGCTGCAACAGTTCAGCCACATCAAGAAGGATGTGACGCTGAGCAAGCCAAGTTTTGCCCGCACTGTTCTCTGGAACCCTGAGGACCTGATCCCCCTGCCCATCCCCAAGCAGGACGTGCCCCCAGTGCCTGCTGCTCTGCAGTCCCTACCTGCCCTGGATCCCAGGCTGCACCGCTCCACACCTCCTGGACCTCCCAACACCCGGCAGCGTCCAGGCTCCACAGATCCCAGCACGTCTGGCTCTAACCTAcctgactttgaactcctctCTCGAATCCTCAAGACTGTCAATGTCAACACCCCTGGCCAGAGTGACAAACCCAGTGACCCCAGGGTGCGGAAGACCCCTACTGACCCCAGATTACAGAAGTCAGCAGATCCTGCAGCAGCATCCCGTGCAGCCAAGCCCAGTTCCACCGAAGCATCACCTCCTGCTGCCAGCCCAAGCGGAGACTCATCCCCACCAGCCACGGCTCCCTATGACCCCCGAGTGCTGGCAGCTGGCGGCCTGGGCCAGGGCAGCAGCAGTGGGCAGAGCAGTGTGCTGAGTGGCATCAGCTTGTATGACCCAAGGACTCCCAATGCAGGCGGCAAAGCTGCAGAGCCAGCCTCTGACACCACGAGTGCTCAGCCCAAGGGTCCCGAGGGCAATGGCAAGAGCTCAGCCTCCAAGGCGAAAGAGCCCCCGTTTGTCCGCAAGTCTGCGCTGGAGCAGCCAGAGACAGGGAAGGCCAGCGCAGACGGGGCCACAGCCACAGACAGATACAACAGCTACAACAGGCCCCGGCCCAAGGCCGCTGCAGCCCCCACTGCTGCCTCGTCCACCCCGCCCCCTGAGGGGGCCACAccccagcctggtgtacacaacCTGCCCGTGCCCACCCTCTTTGGGACTGTGAAGCCAGCCCCCAAAACAGGCACAGGAAGCCCATTTGCTGGCAACAGCCCTGCTCGTGAGGGTGAGCAGGATGCGGGGTCCCTAAAGGACGTTTTTAAAGGCTTTGACCCTACAGCCTCCCCCTTTTGCCAGTAG
- the Zc3h4 gene encoding zinc finger CCCH domain-containing protein 4 isoform X3, with protein MAPTFKDTGAAVWEDGELEEGELEDDGAEEIQDAPGGQERSRKEKGEKHHSDSDEEKSHRRLKRKRKKEREKEKRRSKKRRKSKHKRHASSSDDFSDFSDDSDFSPSEKSHRKYRDYSPPYAPCHQQYSSSHSTPLPKKPYSKMDSKGYSMYEDYENEQYGEYEGDEEEDMGKEDYDDFTKELNQYRRAKEGSSRGRGSRGRGRGYRGRGSRGGSRGRGMGRGTRGRGRGSMGEHPEDEEDLYEEEMEYGESEEPMGDDDYDEYSKELNQYRRSKDSRGRGLSRGRGRGARGGRGKGMGRGRGRGSRGGMSKGGMNDDEDFYDDDMGDGGGGSYRRSDHDKPHQQSDKKGKVICKYFVEGRCTWGDHCNFSHDIELPKKRELCKFYITGFCARAENCPYMHGDFPCKLYHTTGNCINGDDCMFSHDPLTEETRELLDKMLADDAEAGAEDEKEVEELKKQGINPLPKPPPGVGLLPTPPRPPGPPAPTSPNGRPMQGGPPPPPPPPPPPPGPPQMAMPTHEPLSPQQLQQDMYKKIPSLFEIVVRPTGQLAEKLGVRFPGPGGPSGPMGPGPNMGPPGPMGGPMHPDMHPDMHPDMHPDMHPDMHPDMHPDMHPDMHPDMPMGPGMNPGPPMGPGGPPMMPYGPGDSPHSGMMPPIPPAQNFYENFYPQQEGMEMEPGLAGDAEDYGHYEELPGQPGEPLFPEHPLEPDSFPEGGPPGRLKAGAGVPDFLPSAQRALYLRIQQKQQEEERARRLAESSKQDRENEEGDTGNWYSSDEDDGGSSVTSILKTLRQQTSSRPQASVGEPSSSGLGDPRLQKGHPTGGRLADPRLSRDPRLSRHAETSGGPGPGDSGPSDPRLARALPTSKTEGSLHSSPAGPSSSKGQTPAEEEEGERALREKAVNIPLEPLPGHPLRDPRSQLQQFSHIKKDVTLSKPSFARTVLWNPEDLIPLPIPKQDVPPVPAALQSLPALDPRLHRSTPPGPPNTRQRPGSTDPSTSGSNLPDFELLSRILKTVNVNTPGQSDKPSDPRVRKTPTDPRLQKSADPAAASRAAKPSSTEASPPAASPSGDSSPPATAPYDPRVLAAGGLGQGSSSGQSSVLSGISLYDPRTPNAGGKAAEPASDTTSAQPKGPEGNGKSSASKAKEPPFVRKSALEQPETGKASADGATATDRYNSYNRPRPKAAAAPTAASSTPPPEGATPQPGVHNLPVPTLFGTVKPAPKTGTGSPFAGNSPAREGEQDAGSLKDVFKGFDPTASPFCQ; from the exons GGAGGATGGTGAGCTGGAAGAAGGTGAACTGGAAGATGATGGGGCTGAGGAGATCCAGGATGCCCCTGGAGGACAAGAGAGGAGtcggaaagaaaagggggagaagcACCATAGCGACTCGGATGAGGAGAAGTCTCACAGGAGACTGAAACGGAAGCGGAAGAAGGAgcgggagaaggagaaaaggaggtcGAAGAAAAGGCGGAAATCCAAGCACAAA CGCCATGCTTCTTCCAGTGATGACTTCTCGGACTTCTCAGATGACTCAGATTTCAGCCCCAGTGAGAAGAGTCACCGCAAGTACCGGGACTATAGCCCACCCTATGCACCG TGCCACCAGCAGTACTCCTCATCTCATAGCACACCCCTGCCCAAGAAGCCTTACTCCAAGATGGATAGCAAGGGCTACAGCATGTATGAGGACTATGAGAATGAGCAGTATGGAGAGTATGAGGGGGatgaagaggaggacatgggCAAAGAAGACTATGACGACTTCACCAAAGAGCTGAACCAGTACCGGCGTGCCAAGGAGGGCAGCAGCCGGGGCCGAG GTAGCCGAGGCCGGGGCAGGGGCTACAGGGGCCGTGGAAGTCGAGGAGGATCTCGAGGCCGAGGAATGGGCAGGGGCacccgaggcagaggcagaggctccATGGGAGAGCACCCAGAGGATGAAGAGGACTTGTACGAGGAGGAGATGGAA TATGGAGAAAGTGAGGAGCCGATGGGCGATGATGATTACGATGAATACTCCAAGGAACTGAACCAGTATCGAAGGTCCAAGGACAGCCGTGGCCGAG GCTTAAGTCGAGGCCGAGGCCGGGGAGCCCGAGGAGGTCGAGGGAAGGGAATGGGCCGGGGTCGAGGTCGAGGCAGCAGAGGGGGAATGAGCAAGGGCGGGATGAATGATGACGAAGACTTCTACGATGATGACATGGGC gatggtggtggtggaagcTACCGGCGGAGCGATCATGACAAACCCCACCAGCAGTCTGACAAGAAAGGCAAAGTCATCTGCAAGTACTTTGTGGAAGGACGATGCACATGG GGAGACCACTGCAATTTTAGCCATGATATCGAACTACCGAAGAAGCGAGAGCTGTGCAAATTTTACATCACGGGCTTCTGTGCTAGGGCTGAGAACTGCCCCTATATGCATG GTGACTTTCCCTGTAAGTTGTACCACACCACTGGGAACTGTATCAATGGTGATGACTGCATGTTCTCACATGACCCGCTGACCGAGGAGACACGAGAGCTCTTAGACAAG ATGTTGGCTGACGATGCCGAAGCAGGTGCTGAGGAcgagaaggaggtggaggagcTGAAGAAGCAGGGCATCAACCCCTTGCCCAAGCCCCCTCCGGGCGTGGGGCTCCTGCCCACCCCACCACGGCCCCCCGGGCCCCCAGCTCCCACCTCTCCTAACGGCAGGCCCATGCAGGGTGGCCCTccgcccccgcccccaccccctcccccacctcctgggCCTCCTCAGATGGCCATGCCCACCCATGAGCCACTGTCACCACAGCAGCTACAGCAGGACATGTATAAGAAGATACCCTCTCTGTTTGAAATCGTGGTGCGGCCCACGGGGCAGCTAGCTGAGAAGCTGGGCGTCAG GTTCCCTGGACCTGGTGGACCCTCAGGGCCAATGGGTCCTGGCCCCAACATGGGACCCCCAGGGCCAATGGGGGGGCCCATGCATCCTGACATGCATCCTGACATGCACCCTGACATGCACCCAGATATGCACCCTGATATGCATCCCGACATGCACCCTGACATGCATCCCGACATGCACCCTGACATGCCGATGGGTCCTGGCATGAACCCTGGCCCTCCCATGGGTCCTGGTGGCCCCCCGATGATGCCCTATGGTCCTGGAGACTCCCCACACTCGGGAATGATGCCTCCCATCCCGCCAGCCCAGAACTTCTATGAGAACTTCTACCCACAGCAAGAAGGCATGGAAATGGAGCCGGGGCTCGCGGGGGATGCAG AGGACTACGGGCACTACGAAGAGCTGCCGGGGCAGCCTGGGGAGCCCCTCTTCCCCGAGCACCCTCTGGAGCCCGACAGCTTCCCCGAGGGAGGGCCCCCAGGCCGGCTGAAGGCGGGCGCCGGTGTCCCCGATTTCCTGCCCTCGGCCCAGAGGGCCCTGTACCTGAGGATccagcagaagcagcaggaggaggagagagcgAGGAGGCTGGCTGAGAGCAGCAAGCAGGACCGGGAGAATGAGGAAG GTGACACCGGAAACTGGTACTCAAGTGACGAGGATGACGGGGGAAGCAGTGTCACATCCATCCTCAAGACCTTGAGGCAACAGACGTCAAGCCGACCCCAGGCTTCAGTTGGGGAGCCAAGCAGCAGTGGACTGGGGGATCCACGCCTGCAGAAGGGACACCCCACAGGAGGCCGACTAGCTGACCCCCGCCTTAGCCGTGACCCCAGACTTAGCCGCCATGCAGAGACGTCAGGGGGGCCTGGCCCTGGGGACTCGGGGCCCTCTGACCCTCGGCTGGCCCGTGCCCTACCCACCTCCAAAACTGAAGGCAGCCTTCATTCCAGCCCTGCAGGCCCCAGCAGTTCGAAAGGACAGACCCCtgcagaagaagaggaaggggagcgAGCCTTGCGTGAGAAGGCAGTGAACATTCCCCTGGAGCCCCTGCCTGGGCACCCACTGCGGGACCCTCGCTCTCAGCTGCAACAGTTCAGCCACATCAAGAAGGATGTGACGCTGAGCAAGCCAAGTTTTGCCCGCACTGTTCTCTGGAACCCTGAGGACCTGATCCCCCTGCCCATCCCCAAGCAGGACGTGCCCCCAGTGCCTGCTGCTCTGCAGTCCCTACCTGCCCTGGATCCCAGGCTGCACCGCTCCACACCTCCTGGACCTCCCAACACCCGGCAGCGTCCAGGCTCCACAGATCCCAGCACGTCTGGCTCTAACCTAcctgactttgaactcctctCTCGAATCCTCAAGACTGTCAATGTCAACACCCCTGGCCAGAGTGACAAACCCAGTGACCCCAGGGTGCGGAAGACCCCTACTGACCCCAGATTACAGAAGTCAGCAGATCCTGCAGCAGCATCCCGTGCAGCCAAGCCCAGTTCCACCGAAGCATCACCTCCTGCTGCCAGCCCAAGCGGAGACTCATCCCCACCAGCCACGGCTCCCTATGACCCCCGAGTGCTGGCAGCTGGCGGCCTGGGCCAGGGCAGCAGCAGTGGGCAGAGCAGTGTGCTGAGTGGCATCAGCTTGTATGACCCAAGGACTCCCAATGCAGGCGGCAAAGCTGCAGAGCCAGCCTCTGACACCACGAGTGCTCAGCCCAAGGGTCCCGAGGGCAATGGCAAGAGCTCAGCCTCCAAGGCGAAAGAGCCCCCGTTTGTCCGCAAGTCTGCGCTGGAGCAGCCAGAGACAGGGAAGGCCAGCGCAGACGGGGCCACAGCCACAGACAGATACAACAGCTACAACAGGCCCCGGCCCAAGGCCGCTGCAGCCCCCACTGCTGCCTCGTCCACCCCGCCCCCTGAGGGGGCCACAccccagcctggtgtacacaacCTGCCCGTGCCCACCCTCTTTGGGACTGTGAAGCCAGCCCCCAAAACAGGCACAGGAAGCCCATTTGCTGGCAACAGCCCTGCTCGTGAGGGTGAGCAGGATGCGGGGTCCCTAAAGGACGTTTTTAAAGGCTTTGACCCTACAGCCTCCCCCTTTTGCCAGTAG
- the Zc3h4 gene encoding zinc finger CCCH domain-containing protein 4 isoform X6, with protein MEAAPGTPPPPPSESPPPPSPSPSPSPPPPSPPSPPPPQRASTPSPPPCSPDGRAATPHLLHHRLPLPDDREDGELEEGELEDDGAEEIQDAPGGQERSRKEKGEKHHSDSDEEKSHRRLKRKRKKEREKEKRRSKKRRKSKHKRHASSSDDFSDFSDDSDFSPSEKSHRKYRDYSPPYAPCHQQYSSSHSTPLPKKPYSKMDSKGYSMYEDYENEQYGEYEGDEEEDMGKEDYDDFTKELNQYRRAKEGSSRGRGSRGRGRGYRGRGSRGGSRGRGMGRGTRGRGRGSMGEHPEDEEDLYEEEMEYGESEEPMGDDDYDEYSKELNQYRRSKDSRGRGLSRGRGRGARGGRGKGMGRGRGRGSRGGMSKGGMNDDEDFYDDDMGDGGGGSYRRSDHDKPHQQSDKKGKVICKYFVEGRCTWGDHCNFSHDIELPKKRELCKFYITGFCARAENCPYMHGDFPCKLYHTTGNCINGDDCMFSHDPLTEETRELLDKMLADDAEAGAEDEKEVEELKKQGINPLPKPPPGVGLLPTPPRPPGPPAPTSPNGRPMQGGPPPPPPPPPPPPGPPQMAMPTHEPLSPQQLQQDMYKKIPSLFEIVVRPTGQLAEKLGVRFPGPGGPSGPMGPGPNMGPPGPMGGPMHPDMHPDMHPDMHPDMHPDMHPDMHPDMHPDMHPDMPMGPGMNPGPPMGPGGPPMMPYGPGDSPHSGMMPPIPPAQNFYENFYPQQEGMEMEPGLAGDAGDTGNWYSSDEDDGGSSVTSILKTLRQQTSSRPQASVGEPSSSGLGDPRLQKGHPTGGRLADPRLSRDPRLSRHAETSGGPGPGDSGPSDPRLARALPTSKTEGSLHSSPAGPSSSKGQTPAEEEEGERALREKAVNIPLEPLPGHPLRDPRSQLQQFSHIKKDVTLSKPSFARTVLWNPEDLIPLPIPKQDVPPVPAALQSLPALDPRLHRSTPPGPPNTRQRPGSTDPSTSGSNLPDFELLSRILKTVNVNTPGQSDKPSDPRVRKTPTDPRLQKSADPAAASRAAKPSSTEASPPAASPSGDSSPPATAPYDPRVLAAGGLGQGSSSGQSSVLSGISLYDPRTPNAGGKAAEPASDTTSAQPKGPEGNGKSSASKAKEPPFVRKSALEQPETGKASADGATATDRYNSYNRPRPKAAAAPTAASSTPPPEGATPQPGVHNLPVPTLFGTVKPAPKTGTGSPFAGNSPAREGEQDAGSLKDVFKGFDPTASPFCQ; from the exons GGAGGATGGTGAGCTGGAAGAAGGTGAACTGGAAGATGATGGGGCTGAGGAGATCCAGGATGCCCCTGGAGGACAAGAGAGGAGtcggaaagaaaagggggagaagcACCATAGCGACTCGGATGAGGAGAAGTCTCACAGGAGACTGAAACGGAAGCGGAAGAAGGAgcgggagaaggagaaaaggaggtcGAAGAAAAGGCGGAAATCCAAGCACAAA CGCCATGCTTCTTCCAGTGATGACTTCTCGGACTTCTCAGATGACTCAGATTTCAGCCCCAGTGAGAAGAGTCACCGCAAGTACCGGGACTATAGCCCACCCTATGCACCG TGCCACCAGCAGTACTCCTCATCTCATAGCACACCCCTGCCCAAGAAGCCTTACTCCAAGATGGATAGCAAGGGCTACAGCATGTATGAGGACTATGAGAATGAGCAGTATGGAGAGTATGAGGGGGatgaagaggaggacatgggCAAAGAAGACTATGACGACTTCACCAAAGAGCTGAACCAGTACCGGCGTGCCAAGGAGGGCAGCAGCCGGGGCCGAG GTAGCCGAGGCCGGGGCAGGGGCTACAGGGGCCGTGGAAGTCGAGGAGGATCTCGAGGCCGAGGAATGGGCAGGGGCacccgaggcagaggcagaggctccATGGGAGAGCACCCAGAGGATGAAGAGGACTTGTACGAGGAGGAGATGGAA TATGGAGAAAGTGAGGAGCCGATGGGCGATGATGATTACGATGAATACTCCAAGGAACTGAACCAGTATCGAAGGTCCAAGGACAGCCGTGGCCGAG GCTTAAGTCGAGGCCGAGGCCGGGGAGCCCGAGGAGGTCGAGGGAAGGGAATGGGCCGGGGTCGAGGTCGAGGCAGCAGAGGGGGAATGAGCAAGGGCGGGATGAATGATGACGAAGACTTCTACGATGATGACATGGGC gatggtggtggtggaagcTACCGGCGGAGCGATCATGACAAACCCCACCAGCAGTCTGACAAGAAAGGCAAAGTCATCTGCAAGTACTTTGTGGAAGGACGATGCACATGG GGAGACCACTGCAATTTTAGCCATGATATCGAACTACCGAAGAAGCGAGAGCTGTGCAAATTTTACATCACGGGCTTCTGTGCTAGGGCTGAGAACTGCCCCTATATGCATG GTGACTTTCCCTGTAAGTTGTACCACACCACTGGGAACTGTATCAATGGTGATGACTGCATGTTCTCACATGACCCGCTGACCGAGGAGACACGAGAGCTCTTAGACAAG ATGTTGGCTGACGATGCCGAAGCAGGTGCTGAGGAcgagaaggaggtggaggagcTGAAGAAGCAGGGCATCAACCCCTTGCCCAAGCCCCCTCCGGGCGTGGGGCTCCTGCCCACCCCACCACGGCCCCCCGGGCCCCCAGCTCCCACCTCTCCTAACGGCAGGCCCATGCAGGGTGGCCCTccgcccccgcccccaccccctcccccacctcctgggCCTCCTCAGATGGCCATGCCCACCCATGAGCCACTGTCACCACAGCAGCTACAGCAGGACATGTATAAGAAGATACCCTCTCTGTTTGAAATCGTGGTGCGGCCCACGGGGCAGCTAGCTGAGAAGCTGGGCGTCAG GTTCCCTGGACCTGGTGGACCCTCAGGGCCAATGGGTCCTGGCCCCAACATGGGACCCCCAGGGCCAATGGGGGGGCCCATGCATCCTGACATGCATCCTGACATGCACCCTGACATGCACCCAGATATGCACCCTGATATGCATCCCGACATGCACCCTGACATGCATCCCGACATGCACCCTGACATGCCGATGGGTCCTGGCATGAACCCTGGCCCTCCCATGGGTCCTGGTGGCCCCCCGATGATGCCCTATGGTCCTGGAGACTCCCCACACTCGGGAATGATGCCTCCCATCCCGCCAGCCCAGAACTTCTATGAGAACTTCTACCCACAGCAAGAAGGCATGGAAATGGAGCCGGGGCTCGCGGGGGATGCAG GTGACACCGGAAACTGGTACTCAAGTGACGAGGATGACGGGGGAAGCAGTGTCACATCCATCCTCAAGACCTTGAGGCAACAGACGTCAAGCCGACCCCAGGCTTCAGTTGGGGAGCCAAGCAGCAGTGGACTGGGGGATCCACGCCTGCAGAAGGGACACCCCACAGGAGGCCGACTAGCTGACCCCCGCCTTAGCCGTGACCCCAGACTTAGCCGCCATGCAGAGACGTCAGGGGGGCCTGGCCCTGGGGACTCGGGGCCCTCTGACCCTCGGCTGGCCCGTGCCCTACCCACCTCCAAAACTGAAGGCAGCCTTCATTCCAGCCCTGCAGGCCCCAGCAGTTCGAAAGGACAGACCCCtgcagaagaagaggaaggggagcgAGCCTTGCGTGAGAAGGCAGTGAACATTCCCCTGGAGCCCCTGCCTGGGCACCCACTGCGGGACCCTCGCTCTCAGCTGCAACAGTTCAGCCACATCAAGAAGGATGTGACGCTGAGCAAGCCAAGTTTTGCCCGCACTGTTCTCTGGAACCCTGAGGACCTGATCCCCCTGCCCATCCCCAAGCAGGACGTGCCCCCAGTGCCTGCTGCTCTGCAGTCCCTACCTGCCCTGGATCCCAGGCTGCACCGCTCCACACCTCCTGGACCTCCCAACACCCGGCAGCGTCCAGGCTCCACAGATCCCAGCACGTCTGGCTCTAACCTAcctgactttgaactcctctCTCGAATCCTCAAGACTGTCAATGTCAACACCCCTGGCCAGAGTGACAAACCCAGTGACCCCAGGGTGCGGAAGACCCCTACTGACCCCAGATTACAGAAGTCAGCAGATCCTGCAGCAGCATCCCGTGCAGCCAAGCCCAGTTCCACCGAAGCATCACCTCCTGCTGCCAGCCCAAGCGGAGACTCATCCCCACCAGCCACGGCTCCCTATGACCCCCGAGTGCTGGCAGCTGGCGGCCTGGGCCAGGGCAGCAGCAGTGGGCAGAGCAGTGTGCTGAGTGGCATCAGCTTGTATGACCCAAGGACTCCCAATGCAGGCGGCAAAGCTGCAGAGCCAGCCTCTGACACCACGAGTGCTCAGCCCAAGGGTCCCGAGGGCAATGGCAAGAGCTCAGCCTCCAAGGCGAAAGAGCCCCCGTTTGTCCGCAAGTCTGCGCTGGAGCAGCCAGAGACAGGGAAGGCCAGCGCAGACGGGGCCACAGCCACAGACAGATACAACAGCTACAACAGGCCCCGGCCCAAGGCCGCTGCAGCCCCCACTGCTGCCTCGTCCACCCCGCCCCCTGAGGGGGCCACAccccagcctggtgtacacaacCTGCCCGTGCCCACCCTCTTTGGGACTGTGAAGCCAGCCCCCAAAACAGGCACAGGAAGCCCATTTGCTGGCAACAGCCCTGCTCGTGAGGGTGAGCAGGATGCGGGGTCCCTAAAGGACGTTTTTAAAGGCTTTGACCCTACAGCCTCCCCCTTTTGCCAGTAG